One genomic segment of Marinitoga piezophila KA3 includes these proteins:
- a CDS encoding FAD binding domain-containing protein, translated as MITFSYDYAKPKTLDEALELLQKDGAYPMLGGTDLIVKMRANRIKPTVVVDLKGIDELFKVDFSKENGLTFGAGIKLNVLVEEFDFVKEYYPTLYQGARVVGGYQTRNRGTVAGNICNASPASDTAPALLTYDAELNLVSKEGERTVKLTEFFVGPGKTVLKKGEIVKSIHLPFEGESIGRYYKISRIKAVDLSTIGMALTVIDPEGKRDIRVALASVAPTPVRIFEAEEFIKGKELTKENVEEFARIIHDSVSPITDARGTAEYRKRMAKILPIKLLRELNLLKEGI; from the coding sequence ATGATAACGTTTTCTTATGATTACGCAAAACCCAAAACGCTAGATGAAGCCCTTGAATTATTGCAAAAAGACGGGGCTTATCCTATGTTAGGAGGAACTGATTTAATTGTAAAAATGAGAGCGAATCGAATTAAACCAACAGTTGTAGTAGATTTAAAAGGAATTGATGAATTATTTAAAGTAGATTTTTCCAAAGAAAATGGATTAACCTTTGGTGCTGGAATAAAACTCAATGTATTGGTTGAAGAATTTGATTTTGTAAAAGAATATTATCCAACATTGTATCAGGGGGCAAGAGTAGTTGGAGGGTATCAAACCAGAAACAGAGGAACTGTTGCTGGTAATATTTGTAATGCTTCACCTGCTTCAGATACAGCTCCAGCATTATTAACATATGATGCGGAATTAAATCTTGTAAGCAAGGAAGGCGAAAGAACAGTAAAATTAACAGAATTCTTTGTAGGACCAGGAAAAACTGTATTGAAAAAAGGAGAGATTGTAAAATCAATCCATTTGCCTTTTGAAGGTGAAAGTATAGGAAGATATTACAAGATTTCAAGAATTAAAGCAGTTGACCTTTCAACAATTGGAATGGCATTAACTGTAATTGATCCAGAAGGAAAGAGAGATATAAGAGTTGCATTAGCTTCTGTTGCTCCAACACCAGTTAGAATTTTTGAAGCAGAAGAATTTATAAAGGGTAAAGAATTAACAAAGGAAAATGTTGAGGAGTTTGCAAGAATAATACATGATAGTGTTTCTCCAATAACAGATGCAAGGGGAACAGCTGAATATAGAAAAAGAATGGCTAAAATATTACCTATAAAATTGCTAAGAGAATTAAATTTGTTGAAGGAGGGGATATAA
- a CDS encoding (2Fe-2S)-binding protein: protein MKITFTVNNENVEVDVKPNETLLDVLREKLYLTGAKEGCGNGECGACTVIYNGRPVNSCLVLAPEAEGAVIETVEGLTKDNKLHPIQEAFIEANAFQCGYCTPGFIMSTKAMLEKVPNPTKEVIVERLAGNLCRCTGYTVIIDAVKLAAQKMGGAK from the coding sequence ATGAAAATTACATTTACAGTAAATAATGAAAATGTAGAAGTTGATGTAAAGCCAAATGAAACCCTCCTTGATGTATTAAGAGAAAAATTATACCTTACAGGTGCTAAGGAAGGTTGTGGAAATGGCGAATGTGGTGCCTGTACAGTTATATATAATGGAAGACCTGTAAATTCATGTCTTGTTTTAGCACCAGAAGCAGAAGGCGCAGTAATTGAAACAGTAGAAGGCTTAACAAAGGATAATAAATTACATCCTATTCAGGAAGCATTTATTGAAGCTAATGCTTTCCAATGTGGATATTGTACACCAGGATTTATTATGTCTACAAAAGCAATGTTAGAAAAAGTTCCAAATCCAACAAAAGAAGTTATTGTTGAAAGATTGGCAGGTAATTTATGTAGATGTACCGGTTATACAGTAATTATTGATGCTGTGAAATTAGCTGCCCAGAAAATGGGAGGTGCAAAATAA